The Candidatus Polarisedimenticolaceae bacterium genome contains the following window.
GGCTCGACGATCTCGAGCTGCTCGATCGGGCGCGACGCATCGCGGGGGCGATGGCGCGTGCGCTCCCCGACGACTACGAGCGGGCCGCCGACGTGATCCTGCGGTCGCTCGGCCCGCGCCTGGGCTCGGGCGAGGGGAACGGCATGCAGCCGTTTCTCTACCTTCCGCACGTGATCTTCGTCGCCGAACGCGGGCTCGACCACTTCGACGTGTCGATGCGGCTGCAACGCGAGCTCACGCGGCGCTTCACGGCGGAGTTCTCGATCCGCGCGTACCTCGAGCGCCACCCCGAGCGCACGCTCGCGCAGCTGAGGACCTGGGCCGCCGATCCCGATCCGCACGTGCGGCGCCTGGTCTCCGAAGGAACGCGCCCGCGTCTTCCCTGGGCGCCGCGCCTGCGCGCCTTCCAGAAGGACCCGCGGCCGGTCCTCGAGCTGCTCGAGCTCCTGAAGGACGATCCGGAGCTCTACGTCCGCCGTTCGGTCGCCAACAACCTCAACGACATCGGGAAGGACCATCCGGACCTGCTGGTGGCGACCTGCGCGCGATGGCTTCGCGGCGCCGGGGAGGCACGGCGCTGGATCGTCAAGCACGCCCTGCGATGGCTCGTGAAGCGCGGCCATCCCGGGGCGCTCGAGGTCCTCGGTTTCGGGGAGGCCGGCTCGATCCGCGTGAGCGGAAGCGTCCGGCCGAAGCGCGCCCGGATCGGGGGGCGCGTCGTCGTCTCGGTGGACGTCGAGAACCGTGGGAGGAAGACGAGCACCGCGGCGGTCGACCTCGCCGTCCACTTCGTGAAGGCGACCGGGGCCGCGAAGCCCAAGGTCTTCAAGGGTCGCGACCTCGTGCTCGCCCCGAGGGCCTCGGCGACGTTCGAGAAGTCGATCTCCCTCGCGCAGCACACGACG
Protein-coding sequences here:
- a CDS encoding DNA alkylation repair protein; translated protein: MAEPLKSFFDERVVRRIAAMLHAADRGFPDTRFVADASRGLDDLELLDRARRIAGAMARALPDDYERAADVILRSLGPRLGSGEGNGMQPFLYLPHVIFVAERGLDHFDVSMRLQRELTRRFTAEFSIRAYLERHPERTLAQLRTWAADPDPHVRRLVSEGTRPRLPWAPRLRAFQKDPRPVLELLELLKDDPELYVRRSVANNLNDIGKDHPDLLVATCARWLRGAGEARRWIVKHALRWLVKRGHPGALEVLGFGEAGSIRVSGSVRPKRARIGGRVVVSVDVENRGRKTSTAAVDLAVHFVKATGAAKPKVFKGRDLVLAPRASATFEKSISLAQHTTRRHHPGRHAVEARVNGRVVPIGEFVLVR